CCCCCGGAAGGTGATGCAAGTCGAGCCGGTTACTTGCGACGTGAGGTGGTGGACCTGTTTCGCCGCGGCATGTCGCCGGCCCTGCTCAGTTTGCTGTGCGCCTGTGGTTTGGCGGGGTTACTTTCGCCGAGGCTATCCGCGACTGCCGCGGCTGCCTGGGTGCTCGCACATCTGTTGATTGCCGGTGGTCGCCTGTTGTTGGTGGTGCGTTTCAAGCGGCAGCGCGTCGGCGATGAGTTGCTGGTGCGCTGGCGTGGGTATTACACCAACGCGGCGCTGGTGACCGGTCTGGTCTGGGGTATCGGCAGCGTGCTTTTGGTTGCGCGCGCACCGCAGGTACAACAAGTTCTCGCCTGGGTGGTGCTCGGTGCCGCGATCCTGGTGGAGTTTCCCGCGCTCGCACGCCTGGAAAGAGCATTTCTGTGGCTCTTGTCAGCCGCCCTGGTCGCGCCGCTCGCACTCGCGCTGCTCGGTCCCGCGCCCCTGCCGGCCGCAGCGGGCGCTTTGTTGCTTTTGGCCTGTGCGAGCGGATTGGCGGGGCTGGACCTGCGGCGTACCTATATAGATGGCCTGCAGATGCAGATGGAATTTGCCCGTTTGGCCCGGTTTGACCAGCTCACCGGGCTGGCCAACCGGCGTTACTTCGACGAAACCCTGGGTGGGGAATGGCAGCGCGCACTGCGTCTTAATGGCGAGGTAGCCTTGCTGATCTTCGACGTGGACGAGTTCAAGCGCTACAACGACCATTTTGGTCATCCCGAGGGGGATGCCTGCCTGCGGCGCCTGGCCGCAGCGGTACGCCAGGTCGTGCACCGTCCTGGCGATCTGGTGGCACGCATCGGCGGCGAGGAATTCGCGGTGCTGCTGCCGTTGACGAATATGAGCGGAGCGACAGCAGTCGCCGAAATGGTGCGCCTGACGGTCGAGCGCATGAAGATGGCGCACGCGCCCGAAGCGATTCACCCCGTAGTGACGATCAGTGTGGGGGTGGCGAGCTTGCGTCCGGACGCTGGTTGCCTGTCGGACGATCTGATAAAAGCGGCCGACGCGGCGCTCTATGAAGCCAAACACGCTGGAAGGAATCGTGTCATGTCAGGACCGACAGACGAGGAAGCATCGCCGGCCGCCCGTCGGCTGCGGGAAGCACTGGGATGATGGCATGGGCTGGCTGGGTGCTGCCGCCTTTGGTCGGCGCGGTGATCGGTGGCGTGACTAACGATGTCGCCATCCGGATGCTGTTTCGACCCTATACGCCGTGGCGGATCGCCGGCGTGCAGCTACCTCTGACCCCCGGGCTTATTCCGCGTGAGCGTCACCATATCGCGCTCGCTATCGCCGATACGTTTACCGCTCATGTGCTTGATGGTGATCAGGTTGTCGATCTTTTTCTGACTGAGCAACTGCGCGCCGCGCTGAAGGAAAAGGTGGTTGCGATGGTTGACCAGTTAGGGG
This portion of the Immundisolibacter sp. genome encodes:
- a CDS encoding diguanylate cyclase domain-containing protein, giving the protein MTPTAKILTHKALADSLVVDSAGPPEGDASRAGYLRREVVDLFRRGMSPALLSLLCACGLAGLLSPRLSATAAAAWVLAHLLIAGGRLLLVVRFKRQRVGDELLVRWRGYYTNAALVTGLVWGIGSVLLVARAPQVQQVLAWVVLGAAILVEFPALARLERAFLWLLSAALVAPLALALLGPAPLPAAAGALLLLACASGLAGLDLRRTYIDGLQMQMEFARLARFDQLTGLANRRYFDETLGGEWQRALRLNGEVALLIFDVDEFKRYNDHFGHPEGDACLRRLAAAVRQVVHRPGDLVARIGGEEFAVLLPLTNMSGATAVAEMVRLTVERMKMAHAPEAIHPVVTISVGVASLRPDAGCLSDDLIKAADAALYEAKHAGRNRVMSGPTDEEASPAARRLREALG
- a CDS encoding DUF445 domain-containing protein — encoded protein: MMAWAGWVLPPLVGAVIGGVTNDVAIRMLFRPYTPWRIAGVQLPLTPGLIPRERHHIALAIADTFTAHVLDGDQVVDLFLTEQLRAALKEKVVAMVDQLGGVLGANPAMLTMAKGMAGDVLLREIDTLARAAGPDGDHIRERIRMRIDTLDLAELEALVLGFSRKQFRAITWFGVFLGGLIGAVQVLLMQVLPAV